A genomic window from Sphingobacterium spiritivorum includes:
- the mobC gene encoding conjugal transfer protein MobC codes for MQGEDDLRGLAKIMAFMRAVSIIIVLMHLYWFCYGFFIERGWTLELINKILGNFQRTAGLFSHTLYTKAFALVLLALSCLGTKGVKDEKITWSKIYVALGIGFLLFFLNTPLLKLSPATGTFLYMLTISSGYIALLMAGVWMSRLLRTNLMDDVFNNENESFQQETKLMENEYSVNLPTKFYYKGKWNNGWINIVNPFRASIVLGTPGSGKSYAIVNNYIKQQIEKGFSMYIYDFKFDDLSTIAYNHLLKHRDKYKVQPKFYVINFDDPRKSHRCNPLNPDFMTDISDAYEAAYTIMLNLNRSWIQKQGDFFVESPIILLAAIIWFLKIYDNGKHCTFPHAIELLNKKYADVFTILTSYPELENYLSPFMDAWQGGAQDQLQGQIASAKIPLSRMISPQLYWVMTGDDFSLDINNPAAPKILCVGNNPDRQNIYSAALGLYNSRIVKLINKKGQLKSSVIIDELPTIYFRGLDNLIATARSNKVAVCLGFQDFSQLIRDYGDKEAKVIQNTVGNIFSGQVVGETAKSLSERFGKVLQKRQSMTINRNDKSTSISTQLDSLIPASKISTLTQGMFVGSVSDNFEERIEQKIFHAEIVVDNEKVAAETKAYQQIPQILSFVDEQGEDKMKQQIESNYKQIKSDILTIVVSEMERIKNDPNLQHLVQEG; via the coding sequence ATGCAGGGAGAAGACGATTTAAGAGGCTTAGCCAAAATAATGGCTTTTATGCGTGCAGTAAGTATCATCATAGTGTTGATGCACTTGTATTGGTTCTGTTACGGGTTCTTTATAGAACGTGGCTGGACATTAGAATTAATCAACAAAATATTGGGCAATTTTCAGCGAACAGCAGGGCTGTTTTCGCATACCCTTTATACCAAAGCCTTTGCATTAGTATTGCTGGCGTTGAGCTGTTTGGGAACTAAGGGCGTTAAAGATGAAAAAATTACGTGGAGCAAAATCTATGTGGCTTTGGGGATTGGTTTTTTATTGTTCTTTCTCAACACGCCATTGCTAAAACTATCCCCGGCAACAGGCACATTCCTGTATATGCTGACTATATCGTCAGGCTATATCGCCTTACTGATGGCTGGTGTATGGATGAGCCGATTGCTGCGCACTAACCTGATGGACGACGTTTTCAATAATGAAAACGAGAGCTTCCAGCAGGAAACCAAATTGATGGAAAATGAATATTCCGTCAACCTGCCCACCAAATTTTACTACAAAGGCAAATGGAACAACGGTTGGATAAACATTGTAAATCCTTTCAGGGCATCCATCGTGTTGGGTACTCCGGGTTCCGGTAAATCGTATGCCATCGTAAACAACTATATCAAGCAGCAGATTGAGAAAGGCTTTAGTATGTACATCTACGATTTCAAATTCGACGACCTTTCTACCATCGCTTACAATCATTTGCTGAAGCACAGGGATAAATACAAAGTTCAGCCAAAATTTTACGTGATAAATTTTGACGACCCACGCAAGAGCCACCGTTGCAATCCACTCAATCCCGATTTTATGACGGATATATCCGATGCCTACGAAGCGGCTTATACCATAATGCTGAACCTCAACAGGTCGTGGATACAGAAGCAAGGCGATTTTTTCGTGGAAAGCCCGATTATCCTGCTTGCTGCCATTATTTGGTTTTTGAAAATTTATGATAATGGCAAGCATTGCACTTTCCCTCACGCTATTGAATTGCTGAATAAAAAATACGCAGACGTATTTACAATATTGACATCATATCCTGAACTGGAAAATTATTTATCGCCCTTTATGGATGCGTGGCAGGGCGGCGCACAAGACCAATTACAGGGACAGATTGCATCGGCAAAAATTCCGTTATCAAGAATGATTAGCCCACAATTGTATTGGGTTATGACAGGCGATGATTTTTCATTAGACATCAATAACCCGGCAGCGCCTAAAATTTTGTGCGTGGGTAATAATCCCGACCGCCAAAACATTTACTCAGCAGCATTGGGTTTGTACAATTCAAGAATTGTAAAGCTCATTAATAAAAAAGGGCAATTAAAGAGTTCCGTTATCATAGACGAATTGCCCACGATTTATTTCAGGGGACTGGACAATCTTATCGCAACGGCGAGAAGTAATAAGGTGGCTGTATGTTTGGGCTTTCAGGATTTTAGTCAATTAATACGGGATTATGGCGATAAAGAAGCTAAGGTTATTCAGAACACGGTCGGTAATATTTTTAGCGGGCAGGTTGTGGGCGAAACTGCAAAGAGCCTATCTGAACGCTTTGGAAAAGTATTGCAGAAAAGGCAGAGTATGACGATCAACCGTAATGATAAATCCACCTCTATTTCTACACAGTTAGACAGCCTTATTCCGGCTTCCAAAATTTCAACCTTAACGCAGGGTATGTTTGTAGGTTCTGTATCAGATAACTTTGAGGAACGCATTGAGCAAAAGATTTTCCACGCCGAAATTGTAGTGGATAATGAAAAGGTAGCTGCCGAAACTAAAGCCTATCAGCAAATACCACAAATCCTATCTTTTGTAGATGAACAGGGCGAGGATAAAATGAAACAGCAAATTGAAAGCAATTACAAACAGATAAAATCAGACATCCTGACTATTGTTGTAAGTGAAATGGAACGCATCAAGAACGACCCGAACTTGCAGCATTTGGTGCAAGAGGGATAA
- a CDS encoding DUF3408 domain-containing protein yields the protein MEKDNKRKATPDINEELMMNLMVDGIKKDGIQLPPEPSEEPKKETVKEEAKQEELLRSKPVQRERNRTKKNLDGSYGEHFLKTHTMTKRGDKSIYIRQEYHERLSRIVQVIGKDAIPLYAYLDNILEHHFEMFEKAITDDFNEKFKPIF from the coding sequence ATGGAAAAAGATAATAAAAGGAAAGCCACGCCAGACATCAACGAAGAGTTGATGATGAACCTGATGGTAGACGGCATTAAAAAAGACGGCATACAGCTTCCTCCCGAACCATCTGAAGAACCGAAAAAGGAAACTGTAAAAGAAGAAGCAAAACAGGAAGAATTACTTCGAAGCAAGCCAGTACAAAGGGAACGGAACCGCACCAAGAAAAACCTTGACGGGAGCTACGGCGAACACTTTTTGAAAACCCACACAATGACAAAACGGGGCGATAAAAGCATTTATATCCGGCAGGAATACCACGAACGGCTATCCCGTATTGTACAGGTTATTGGTAAGGATGCCATACCCCTGTATGCTTACCTTGACAATATACTGGAACATCATTTTGAAATGTTTGAGAAAGCAATCACAGATGATTTCAACGAAAAGTTTAAACCTATTTTTTAA
- the mobB gene encoding conjugal transfer protein MobB produces MIAKIGRSENLYGALAYNNLKIEKENGQILFANKIIETANGQYTVAQLAQSFAPYLLANRNTEKHTLHISLNPDPNDTVSDDKFREMAQQYMREMGYGEQPFIVFKHTDIDRSHIHIVSVCVDENGKKISDKFEKMRSMNVCRELEKQHHLIPATDKERQQNDKVFRPVNYKAGDVKSQIASVVRHLPNYYQFQTLGEYNALLSLFNITTEKVEGELHGKAQQGLLYIPLNEKGERAGHPFKASLFGKSAGLAGLELHFAKCKTALKDHPTKQTLKSAVTIALQTTSDEQAFKKQLGEQGINVVVRRNDTGRIYGMTFIDHNSKKVWNGSRLAKELSANVFNDYWNNNIKPNIKEPDELKPKTTRTNYADLPTEEPHHLFDFINTDKNEDGLVEALGGLLIPEAQGEDYEEQDFANRMKKKRKRKRGH; encoded by the coding sequence ATGATAGCTAAAATCGGAAGAAGTGAAAATTTATACGGTGCGTTGGCGTATAACAACCTGAAAATCGAAAAGGAAAACGGGCAAATTTTGTTCGCTAATAAGATTATTGAAACCGCAAACGGACAATATACCGTCGCACAATTAGCCCAATCTTTCGCTCCGTATCTGCTGGCAAACCGCAATACGGAAAAACATACGCTGCATATTTCGCTCAATCCCGACCCGAATGATACCGTTAGTGATGATAAATTTAGGGAAATGGCACAGCAGTATATGCGTGAAATGGGCTACGGCGAACAGCCTTTTATCGTATTCAAACATACCGATATTGACCGTAGCCACATTCATATTGTTTCGGTTTGCGTGGACGAAAACGGCAAAAAGATTTCGGACAAGTTCGAGAAAATGCGATCTATGAATGTATGCCGAGAATTGGAAAAACAGCACCATTTAATACCAGCCACGGACAAGGAGCGCCAGCAGAACGACAAGGTTTTCCGCCCCGTAAATTACAAAGCTGGCGATGTCAAAAGCCAAATAGCTTCAGTAGTGCGCCACCTGCCAAACTATTATCAATTCCAAACTTTGGGCGAATACAATGCCTTGCTTTCCCTGTTTAATATTACTACTGAAAAAGTGGAGGGAGAGTTACACGGCAAGGCACAGCAGGGTTTGTTGTACATTCCATTGAATGAAAAAGGAGAAAGAGCCGGACATCCGTTCAAGGCTTCTTTGTTTGGAAAAAGTGCAGGACTGGCAGGTTTGGAATTGCATTTTGCGAAATGCAAAACGGCTTTGAAAGACCACCCGACTAAGCAGACCTTAAAATCAGCCGTTACCATTGCCCTGCAAACCACGAGCGATGAGCAGGCTTTTAAAAAGCAGTTGGGCGAACAGGGCATTAATGTAGTGGTACGCAGAAACGATACAGGACGGATCTACGGTATGACATTCATCGACCACAATTCAAAAAAGGTATGGAACGGATCACGGCTGGCAAAAGAACTTTCTGCCAACGTATTTAATGATTATTGGAACAACAACATTAAGCCCAACATCAAAGAGCCTGATGAGTTAAAACCAAAAACAACAAGAACAAATTATGCAGATCTTCCTACGGAAGAACCGCACCATTTATTTGATTTTATTAATACCGATAAAAATGAAGACGGATTAGTTGAAGCGTTGGGCGGTTTGCTTATTCCCGAAGCCCAGGGCGAAGATTACGAGGAACAGGATTTTGCCAACCGAATGAAGAAGAAACGTAAACGCAAGCGAGGGCATTAA
- a CDS encoding ParA family protein has product MDTKKKPLFVAFSSQKGGVGKSTFTTLVASTMHYRLGYNVAVFDADFPQHSLMKMKTRDLAMVMENEALKKLAYKQFTTINKKAYSIMQHKADSVLDAAHEFVNTYPIPLDVLFFDLPGTVNTPGILKALAGMHHIFTPITADRVVMESTLIFTQLLQDVIMKKGETSIQTINLFWNQVDGRESTPLYGVYNQLIAQLGLSLMQSQVKNSTRFRKESEAGSKVVFRSTVMPPDERLMKACQLDLFINEFLKIVQL; this is encoded by the coding sequence ATGGACACAAAAAAGAAACCTCTGTTTGTCGCCTTTTCTTCTCAAAAAGGCGGCGTTGGCAAAAGCACATTCACTACGCTTGTCGCCAGTACGATGCACTATCGCTTGGGCTACAACGTAGCCGTATTTGATGCGGATTTTCCGCAGCATAGCCTGATGAAAATGAAAACCCGTGATTTGGCAATGGTAATGGAAAACGAGGCGTTGAAAAAACTGGCATATAAGCAATTTACCACCATCAACAAAAAAGCCTATTCCATTATGCAGCACAAAGCGGATAGCGTACTGGATGCGGCGCACGAATTTGTAAACACTTATCCCATCCCGCTTGATGTGCTGTTCTTCGACCTGCCGGGAACAGTGAACACGCCCGGCATCCTGAAAGCATTAGCAGGTATGCACCACATTTTTACACCCATCACGGCAGACCGTGTAGTAATGGAAAGTACGCTCATCTTCACACAGCTTTTACAGGACGTGATTATGAAAAAAGGCGAAACTTCCATACAGACCATTAACCTGTTTTGGAACCAGGTGGATGGCAGGGAAAGCACGCCATTATATGGCGTGTACAACCAGCTTATAGCTCAACTGGGGTTAAGCCTGATGCAAAGCCAAGTGAAGAACAGTACCCGTTTTCGAAAAGAAAGTGAAGCGGGTAGCAAAGTGGTTTTCCGTTCTACTGTAATGCCTCCCGATGAACGCTTGATGAAAGCCTGCCAATTGGATTTGTTCATCAATGAATTTTTAAAAATCGTTCAATTATAG
- the mobA gene encoding conjugal transfer protein MobA — MNENNNSKQNKGGRKPKLDPSTHRHVFRLTDKENAKLLSLFEASGMPNKAKFIISQLFGKEMKSVKIDKGTVDFYMRLTSFHSQFRAIGVNYNQIVKLLYRHFSEKKAAAFLYKLEKQTAEMAMLCQKIIQITEEFEAKHLKKQP, encoded by the coding sequence ATGAACGAGAACAATAACAGTAAACAGAACAAAGGCGGGCGCAAGCCGAAGCTCGACCCCAGCACACACCGCCACGTATTCCGATTGACAGATAAGGAAAATGCCAAACTTTTATCGCTTTTTGAAGCATCAGGAATGCCCAATAAAGCCAAGTTTATCATTTCACAGTTGTTCGGAAAGGAAATGAAGTCGGTTAAAATTGATAAAGGAACGGTTGATTTTTATATGCGGCTGACTTCGTTTCACAGTCAGTTCCGGGCAATAGGTGTAAACTATAACCAGATTGTAAAGCTGCTGTACCGCCATTTTTCGGAGAAAAAAGCCGCAGCATTTCTTTACAAACTGGAAAAACAGACGGCTGAAATGGCAATGTTGTGTCAAAAAATCATTCAGATAACCGAAGAGTTTGAAGCCAAACACCTCAAAAAACAGCCGTAG